A genomic stretch from Aedes albopictus strain Foshan chromosome 2, AalbF5, whole genome shotgun sequence includes:
- the LOC134287162 gene encoding uncharacterized protein LOC134287162 yields MPLRPVVSNIGAPTYMLSKYVGRILQSSINSNYNIRDSFSFCTFINSVRLPENHILVSFDVISLFTCIPRDMIPGIIIERWEEIKKHTQINLDLFLEIVNFCLECSYFSYRGNYYKQIFGTAMGSPLSPIIADLVMESLLDNVVSRLNFPIPLIKKYVDDLVLALPPDKVVEVMNVFNSFNENIQFTYEMEENGRLPFLDMVLVRQQDQTIRTEWYSKPMSSGRLLDFLSAHPLHLKMNTVNNFMRRVREFTTNLSNEAADNTIDVILKLNHYPAPLRHRLLNRGIARRTNTPPSDETQVVYKSMLFVNDLTQRLSKSLKAALPNVVLAARYEKTTKRLYTNTKDVIPPEMRNNVIYRIPCNDCAARYVGLTTTQLKKRISGHRSTINQLEELVTSNSDSPTTKFEIERLREKTALLQHSIDEQHRFNLEKTQILDQHRRQTALPILEVCHILNTPNTINKRSDIECLSSMYAGIFHTLHTKRSEVTNTATITEIPNSYQNESNHVVPT; encoded by the coding sequence ATGCCACTTCGTCCGGTGGTATCCAACATTGGTGCACCCACGTATATGCTATCCAAATACGTCGGTCGGATTTTGCAATCGTCGATCAACAGCAACTATAACATCCGTGATTCGTTCTCTTTCTGCACCTTTATCAATTCCGTTCGTTTACCAGAAAACCACATTCTGGTATCGTTCGATGTCATCTCACTTTTCACGTGCATCCCGCGTGACATGATACCCGGAATCATCATAGAGAGATGGGAGGAAATCAAAAAGCATACGCAAATCAACCTGGACCTGTTCCTCGAGATCGTTAATTTCTGTCTCGAGTGTAGTTATTTCTCATACAGAGGAAATTACTACAAACAGATCTTCGGCACAGCAATGGGCAGTCCGCTGTCCCCCATTATTGCAGACCTGGTGATGGAATCCCTCCTGGATAATGTGGTGAGCCGTCTAAACTTTCCCATACCTCTCATAAAGAAGTATGTGGACGATCTGGTCCTAGCACTACCACCAGACAAGGTAGTAGAGGTGATGAACGTTTTCAacagttttaatgaaaatatacaGTTCACATACGAAATGGAAGAGAATGGCAGACTCCCCTTCCTGGACATGGTCTTAGTCCGTCAACAGGATCAAACAATTCGTACTGAATGGTACAGTAAACCTATGTCATCCGGTCGTCTGTTGGACTTTCTGTCGGCTCACCCACTACATCTCAAAATGAACACGGTCAACAACTTTATGCGAAGAGTACGTGAATTCACCACAAATCTATCCAACGAGGCGGCGGATAATACGATAGACGTCATCCTTAAGTTAAATCACTATCCAGCACCCCTGCGACACCGTTTGCTGAATAGAGGAATTGCTCGAAGAACGAATACTCCTCCCTCAGATGAGACTCAAGTCGTCTATAAATCTATGCTGTTTGTAAACGACCTAACACAACGTTTGAGTAAGTCACTCAAAGCTGCACTACCAAATGTTGTTCTTGCGGCACGATACGAGAAAACCACCAAACGACTATACACCAACACGAAGGACGTCATACCCCCAGAGATGCGGAACAACGTCATCTACCGTATACCTTGCAATGATTGTGCAGCCAGATATGTAGGGTTAACGACAACCCAACTGAAGAAACGCATCAGCGGACATCGTTCAACCATAAACCAGCTTGAAGAACTAGTGACCAGCAACAGCGACAGTCCAACGACGAAATTTGAAATAGAACGGTTGAGGGAAAAAACGGCACTTCTGCAACATAGCATTGACGAAcaacatcggttcaatttagaAAAAACACAGATCTTAGATCAACACAGAAGGCAAACAGCTCTTCCTATTCTCGAGGTTTGTCATATTCTAAACACTCCAAACACCATCAACAAGAGATCAGACATCGAATGTCTTAGTTCAATGTATGCAGGCATTTTCCATACACTCCACACAAAGCGATCTGAAGTAACGAACACAGCAACAATAACAGAAATACCCAATAGCTACCAAAACGAATCCAACCATGTTGTCCCCACTTAG